A part of Rhopalosiphum maidis isolate BTI-1 chromosome 3, ASM367621v3, whole genome shotgun sequence genomic DNA contains:
- the LOC113556156 gene encoding type 1 phosphatidylinositol 4,5-bisphosphate 4-phosphatase, with the protein MPDTKPLLDNGDLTALKASEADSPSSSIIDSNTLSTNVPNENSDFTVPEMGPENAASKVTCRVCQEMIDVIGKREQHVVKCNRCNEATPIRSAPAGKKYVRCLCHCLLICKSTSQRIACPRINCKRVINLAPSPVTPPIPQVPGMCRVTCVHCQDTFLFNMLQNALARCPHCRKVSSVGPEFAKAKAIFFLILSVILFIIGGGVVFFTYSNAKTHNGYFIIHIGILMLTLLALWKCLYYCRIKVSSIDGPV; encoded by the exons ATGCCGGACACGAAACCACTGTTGGACAACGGCGATTTGACCGCTCTAAAAGCGTCGGAAGCAG attctccTTCATCATCCATTATTGATTCCAATACATTATCTACTAATGTACCAAATGAAAATTCAGATTTTACAGTTCCTGAGATGGGACCTGAAAATGCTGCCTCTAAAGTGACGTGTAGAGTTTGTCAAGAAATGATTGATGTTATCGGTAAAAGGGAACAACatgttgtaaaatgtaatcgCTGCAATGAAGCTACT ccAATAAGAAGTGCTCCAGCAGGCAAGAAATATGTACGCTGTTTGTGCCATTGTCTTTTGATTTGCAAAAGTACATCACAACGTATTGCTTGCCCCCGTATAAACTGCAAAAGAGTTATAAACTTGGCGCCAAGTCCTGTAACACCACCGATTCCTCAGGTTCCAGGAATGTGTCGTGTTACTTGTGTGCACTGCCAGGATACATTCCTT tttAACATGTTACAAAATGCATTGGCTAGATGTCCACATTGCCGTAAAGT GTCTTCTGTTGGTCCTGAATTTGCCAAAGCAAAAGCCATATTTTTCCTCATATTATCTgttatactgtttattattgGTGGGGGTGTTGTATTCTTTACATACTCAAATGCAAAGACTCACAACggttatttcattattcatattg GAATCCTCATGTTAACACTTTTAGCACTTTggaaatgtttatactattgCCGAATTAAAGTCAGCTCAATCGATGGacctgtttaa
- the LOC113557331 gene encoding LOW QUALITY PROTEIN: G2/mitotic-specific cyclin-B3 (The sequence of the model RefSeq protein was modified relative to this genomic sequence to represent the inferred CDS: inserted 1 base in 1 codon), producing the protein MPPITRHQLKKTGLKTEPYSKENRPLDRRAALLDLITNNGTKTTNKLEIVKDDNFTKTEKTCKVTQEKKEISQSIVIKKPETRSSKKEVARLSLNSSEDSNLFKSTLEETVSSRHSAKSDDLYTTAVDNTHSSSLEINHSDLYHSAAQELSVNSNAEEIFEIDQASWNNFIYVGCYARDIIKYLRQREDRFIVTDYISNQPELTAKHRAIVVNWLVSLQEMYGLNHEVLYMAVKLIDLYLMENETLQNKFQLLASGALLLATKIDERGEPGFPYDLVKHSKYIYTEEELFVTERELFRALKYEINVPLSYVFLRRYARCMKCQMILLTLARYILECSLLEYKFVTLKDSLKAAASLYLAFKMCNKVIETKEFXKYTDYEVTTIKETVIEFNNMLHTQTSNLSAVKQKYSHETFFKVANKSLLSNSKLTFD; encoded by the exons atGCCACCCATCACTCGAcatcagttaaaaaaaaccgGTTTAAAAACTGAACCTTATTCTAAAGAGAATCGTCCATTAGATAGAAGAGCTGCTTTGTTAGatcttataacaaataat GGTACTAAAACAACTAACAAATTAGAAATTGTCAAAgatgataattttacaaagaCTGAAAAGACATGTAAGGTCacacaagaaaaaaaagaaatttctcAATCTATTGTTATTAAGAAACCAGAAACCCGTTCAAGTAAAAAAga agTTGCACGTTTGTCTTTAAATAGTTCAGAAGATAGTAATCTATTTAAATCAACACTTGAAGAAACAGTATCTTCAAGGCATTCTGCAAAATCTGATGATCTTTATACAACTGCTGTTGATAACACTCACAGCTCCTCTCTTGAAATTAACCACTCAGATTTATATCACTCTGCTGCACAAGAAct GAGTGTTAATAGTAATGCAgaagaaatatttgaaatagatCAGGCTAGTTggaataatttcatttatgtGGGTTGTTATGCgagagatattataaaatatctcagACAAAGAGAa GACCGTTTCATTGTTACTGATTATATTAGTAATCAACCTGAATTAACTGCAAAACACCGAGCAATTGTTGTTAACTGGTTAGTAAGCCTGCAAGAAATGTATGGTTTAAATCATGAAGTGTTGTACATGGCTGTCAAACTAATTGATCTATATTTAATGGAAAATGAAacgttacaaaataaatttcaacttttGGCCTCTGGAGCATTATTGTTAGCTACTAAGATTGAT GAGAGAGGGGAGCCAGGTTTTCCATATGACCTAGTCAAACATagcaaatacatttatacagaaGAAGAATTATTTGTTACAGAAAGAGAATTATTTAGAGCTTTAAAGTATGAAATCAATGTTCCTCTTTCTTATGTGTTTTTAAGGCGATATGCTCGT TGTATGAAATgtcaaatgattttattaacattagcAAGATATATATTGGAATGCAGTTTGTTAGAATACAAATTTGTGACTTTAAAGGATTCACTGAAAGCTGCAGCATCCTTATACTTggcatttaaaatgtgtaataaagtAATTGAAACAAAAGAAT TTAAATATacag attatgaAGTAACGACAATAAAAGAAACAGTAATTGAATTTAACAACATGTTGCATACTCAAACTTCAAATCTGTCTGctgttaaacaaaaatattcgcatga gaCTTTTTTCAAAGTTGCTAATAAGTCATTATTAAGCAATTCCAAACTTACTTTTGACTAA
- the LOC113558413 gene encoding uncharacterized protein F21D5.5-like produces the protein MLNMSELKTNDNVKYFALVSDEDPNRKFILLDNEPLILGKKQQIGMVNNKMSKNQMKFIADYSTGQICVQQLGKSRSAVNNQSMLKGEKRLLRHGDKVALLYKSSHTYRFDFFTPSYGIDYNKNNTYCINKEIIPKIPLLNSTTLWDTRDGTLLVFNSTNIVHKDKIAAFDMDGILNIALLGKALPDYEDDWPICSPKVIRSIKKLSVNDYKIVIFTDQEDIGGNKENEKTFKTKIENIPKLIKTPVQVFIAIQKDIYRRPAPGMWNILVSDFNGGISVDIDKSFFCGDAAGRPARFDSKRKPIKKDKSCCDRLFAMNIGLKFYTPEEYFLKKPTSEVFALPAFNPNDVLSNIFYTDLSSKVLFSSHKEMIIMVGCPGSGKSFFAANNLFCHDRMKIINKDILGSWQRCIAKTTKYLSNGSVSVVIDNTNTDVESRKQFIDIAKIFKIPVRVFLMKVSKEHAKHNNKFRELTDKQHPKVSKEAIDLYFSKFQKPTKKEGILEIVPINFVPHFKDPYHEKLYKMFLL, from the exons atgttaAATATGTCAGAGCTTAAGACCAACGACAATGTCAAGTATTTTGCTTTAGTATCTGATGAAGACCCAAATCGAAAATTTATTCTATTGGATAATGAACCTTTAATATTaggaaaaaaacaacaaattggaatggtcaataataaaatgtcgaaaaatcaaa tgaaattTATAGCCGACTATTCTACGGGCCAAATATGTGTTCAACAGTTAGGTAAAAGCAGGTCAGCTGTCAACAATCAATCCATGTTAAAAGGAGAAAAAAGACTCTTAAGACACGGAGACAAAGTtgcattattgtataaaagcaGTCATACCTatcgttttgatttttttacaccTTCTTATGGTAtagattataacaaaaataatacttattgtataaataaagaaataatacctaaaatacCTCTCTTAAACTCTACAACCCTGTGGGATACTAGAGATGGTACATTGTTGGTGTTTAATAGtacaaatattgttcataaggataag ATTGCGGCATTTGATATGGATGGAATACTTAATATTGCTCTATTAGGTAAAGCTCTCCCTGATTATGAAGATGACTGGCCAATTTGTAGTCCTAAAGTTATTagatctattaaaaaattgtcagttaatgattacaaaatagttatatttactgATCAAGAAGATATTGGAGGTAAcaaagaaaatgaaaaaacatttaaaacaaaaattgaaaatattcctAAATTGATCAAGACACCAGTTCAAGTATTTATAGCTATTCAGAAAGATATATACCGAAGACCTGCACCAGGAATGTGGAATATTTTGGTGTCTGAT ttCAATGGAGGCATATCAGTTGACATAGATAAGAGTTTTTTTTGTGGTGACGCTGCAGGCCGGCCTGCTCGTTTTGATTCTAAACGGaaaccaattaaaaaagataAGTCATGTTGTGACCGTTTATTTGCCATGAATATTGGTCTCAAATTTTATACTCCCGaggaatactttttgaaaaaacctACTTCAGAAGTTTTTGCATTACCAGCATTTAATCCAAATGATGTTCTGTCTAATATCTTTTATACAGATTTATCATCCAAAGTTTTGTTTTCCTCACATAAAgaa ATGATCATCATGGTTGGTTGTCCTGGTTCAGGGAAAAGTTTTTTTGCAGCTAATAATTTGTTCTGTCATGatcgtatgaaaataattaataaagatataCTAGGCTCATGGCAAAGATGTATTGCTAAgactactaaatatttaagtaatggGAGTGTAAGTGTAGTGATTGACAATACAAATACAGATGTAGAATCAAGAAAACAGTTTATTGACATtgctaaaattttcaaaattccgGTTAGAGTTTTCCTAATGAAAGTTTCCAAAGAACACgcaaaacataataacaaa TTTCGAGAATTAACTGATAAACAACACCCAAAAGTATCTAAAGAAGCAATAGATTTATACTT ttctaAATTTCAGAAACCAACCAAAAAAGAAGGCATTTTAGAAATAGTTCCAATCAATTTTGTTCCTCACTTTAAAGATCCCTATCATgaaaaactatacaaaatgTTCTTGCTTTGA
- the LOC113557028 gene encoding E3 SUMO-protein ligase gei-17-like, with product MSELQPSSRKLIILDTTNSTYKSKYNVVFTPQPYYKNICTLIEPVAIYCDSAVKSECGQSQEHTQFEFKFTLSKLIIDMVKRQIKRFQFQIRFGEKLAEESDLSDGLPGPIDICFNLKHSSTTKRSPITYDGDTLDKENEISILWPFCKKTYYMALNIVETISIENLIARVFFHNKIYSIKLNTKAKAIELMKNSGKDSASYEYLLLCSITQTKMKIPTRSLNCSHFKCFDLNTFIIANKIKPTWVCPICRIPIPYYDLAIDLFILNIIINPNLPKNCFGITLYANGEWEPYTVDIIEGIENNYPKYSSLKDLNNPYDENLPVEKPFLPITNGLNTIEQTLSDLTIDSTDIKKEPSTKILKTEDADE from the exons ATGTCTGAACTACAACCGTCAAGCCGCAAACTAATTATTCTCGATACTACCAACTCaacatataaatcaaaatacaatgTAGTATTCACACCTCAgccatattacaaaaatatatgtacacttATTGAACCGGTGGCTATTTATTGTGACTCAGCAGTTAAATCTGAATGTGGACAATCACAAG AACACActcaatttgaatttaaattcacattgtcaaagttaataatagatatgGTAAAAAGACAAATAAAAAGATTCCAATTCCAGATCCGATTTGGAGAAAAGCTGGCAGAGGAAAGTGATTTATCAGATGGATTACCAGGGCCAATAGATATATGTTTCAATTTGAAGCATTCATCCACAACCAAAAGGAGCCCTATAACTTATGACGGCGATACTTTAGACAAAGAAAATGAGATCTCAATATTGTGgccattttgtaaaaaaacttattacatGGCGCTAAATATTGTAGAGACCATCtcgattgaaaatttgatagCACGCGtattttttcacaataaaatttatagtattaaactaaatacaaaAGCTAAGGCCAtagaattaatgaaaaattcagGTAAAGATTCAGCGTCCTATGAGTACCTCTTATTGTGTTCAATAACccaaacaaaaatgaaaataccaACAAGATCTCTAAATTGTAGTcactttaaatgttttgatctGAATACATTCATTATCGCAAATAAGATAAAACCGACATGGGTATGCCCGATTTGTAGAATACCCATTCCATACTATGACTTGgcaatagatttatttattttgaatattatcattaatccaAATCTTCCTAAAAATTGCTTTGGAATAACATTATATGCTAATGGTGAATGGGAACCATATACTGTTGACATTATAGAAGGTATTGAAAACAACTATCCAAAATATTCATCTCTTAAAGATTTGAATAATCCCTATGATGAAAATCTCCCAGTTGAAAAACCTTTCTTACCAATAACAAATGGTTTGAATACTATTGAACAAACGCTTTCCGATCTGACCATAGACAGTACAGACATTAAAAAAGAACCATCTACTAAAATCCTTAAAACAGAAGATGCTGATGAATAA